The genome window CAAATTCCATAGGAACGTTAACAGCAGGAACGGTGACATCAACCACCAAATGCGGAGTCATATCGTTATCGAGCAACCACTCATAGTGAGCGCGTAACAAATAAGGGCGACGTGGTGACATTGCTGTCATTTCCATCATTCTTTTAGCCTCTTGTAGACAAACGCATTTCGCGCTCAGATTCAGTCAACGATGCTAAAAATGCGTCACGTGCAAATACACGTTGCATATACAACTGCAAGTATTTGCTACTAGATGGGTTCAATTCAATACCAAGTACAGGTAAACGCCATAGTAACGGCGCTAAATAGCAATCTACGAGACTAAATTCTTCACTCATGAAGAATTCCATTTCAGCAAAAACAGGTGAAACCGCGATCAGCTCTTCAGATAGTTGACGGCGGGCATTTGCTGCCTCTTGCGCACTACCGTTCTCTATTTTGCTCATTAATGAATACCAATCGCTTTGAATACGGTGCATCAATTGACGACTCGTCCCACGTGCAACTGGGTAAACAGGCATTAATGGTGGATGAGGAAAACGCTCATCAAGATATTCCATGATAATGTGTGGGTCATAGAGAGTCAGGTCACGATCGACTAATGTTGGAACACTCTGGTATGGGTTGAGATCGATCAGATCTTGAGGCAGATGACCGGGTTCAACATGTTCAATTTCAACACTTACCCCTTTTTCAGCCAGAACAATCCGTACCTGATGGCTAAAAATGTCAGTAGGGCCAGAGAACAATGTCATTACCGAGCGTTTATTAGGAGCGACAGCCATTAAAACCTCCAAAATACAAAATGGACGAAATGTAATTAATTTTTAATTACCCATTACCCATTTTAAAATCCCCTGTGTTTAACTTTCATTTATCCATATTGGAAGTCAACACAACCCTCCCGCACAGTAAAGGCGAGAAATGCGAAATAAAAAAACAGGGGCGTATTCTAACAGATTTTGTACAACTTAGGGGGGCTACATCGAAAAAATCATAGATTTATTTCATTTTAAGGATAAAATAGTAAAAAATTTAGAGTTATAACAATATAAAAACAAAAAAATACAGAATAAAAACCTTAAAGTTAACTCTATAGTTTGGACTATGTTTAATTAAAGTATCTCAGTATCGCTCACTAGTGATTATTTTAGACTAAATTATGATGTTTAACTTTAGATTATATTCGTTCTTTTATAAAGAGTCATAATTAGACACTGTTACCTGTCATAAATAATAAAAATGTAAGTAAAACAATAGGCAATAAAAAACCCGCCATAAGACGGGTTTTTTCATCAATTTTATACCCAAAGGGTAATAAATTAACGTTTGGAGAACTGTGGACGACGACGTGCTTTGCGCAGACCCACTTTTTTACGTTCAACAGAACGCGCATCACGGGTAACGAAACCAGCTTTACGCAGATCAGAACGAAGAGTCTCATCATAAGCCATCAGTGCACGTGTAATACCGTGACGGATTGCGCCTGCCTGACCTGAAATACCACCACCTTTAACAGTGATGTACAGATCCAGTTTTTCCAACATTTCAACCAATTCTAACGGCTGACGAACTACCATGCGCGCAGTTTCGCGACCAAAGTATTGTTCCAGTGTACGTTGATTGATTGTGATGTTACCGCTACCCGGCTTAATAAAGACACGAGCAGATGAGCTTTTGCGGCGACCAGTGCCGTAGTATTGATTTTCAGCCATTGCTATAATCCCGATTAAATGTCAAGAACTTGCGGTTGTTGAGCCGCGTGGTTGTGCTCATTACCTGCGTAAACTTTCAGTTTACGGTACATTGCACGACCCAGAGGTCCTTTTGGCAACATGCCTTTAACCGCGATTTCAAGCACACGCTCAGGACTGCGAGCAATCATTTCTTCGAAAGTTGCTTGCTTGATTCCACCTACATGGCCAGTATGGCGATAGTAGATTTTGTCTTCGCGTTTATTGCCGGTAACAGCAATTTTTTCTGCATTCAGAACGATGATGTAATCACCAGTATCCACGTGCGGAGTATATTCCGCTTTATGCTTACCGCGCAGACGGCTAGCAATTTCAGTTGCAAGACGGCCTAAAGTTTTGCCATCTGCATCAACAACGTACCAGTCGCGTTTTACGGTCTCTGGTTTAGCTGTAAAAGTTTTCATTAAAACTTACCCAATATTGAAGTTACACGTTGGTGAACACTCATGTTCATAAGCTTTCTGAGGTTCACACGACTCTTTGTCCAGTAAACCTACCCCTTCGAGCAGCCTAACTGGCATTAATGCGTTATTTTTTGGGAAATAAAAAACAACGCTGTAACGTGGGGTCGCAAGATTATAGAGAAGTCAGAAACAAAAATCGACCCCAAATGCATTTTTTTTACGTTTGCTCAAATAAACATCGCATCTTGTATTTAAATTATGCGATTTAGATGATTTGTTCGCTAACAACTCGGTTTTATCGTTAACCTTAAGTTAAATGCGGTATTTTCAGGTACTCTTCACTTTGCATTTCTTGCAATCGAGATAAGCAACGTTGGTATTCGAATGCTAACAATTGCCCCTGATACAGCGATTCCATTGGCACTTCAGCGTTAATCACTAATTTAACTTTTCGTTCGTAAAACTCATCAATTAACGCTAAAAACCGCCGAGCCGGGTTTTCATCGTTGGTTCCCATCACAGGTACATCGTACAGTAAGACGGTGTGATAACAGTTGGACAGGTAAATATAGTCATTTTGACTACGAGGCTCCTCACACAATACTTTGAAGCCTATCGCAAGAACACCTTCTGCAGCACGGATAACGGGCATTTTTCGGTGGTTAACCTCTAAAACAGGGTTCACCTCACCTTCTTTTCCTGCCAATTTCACAAACACCTCATCAAGATGTTGTCGGTTTTCATGGTTAATTGGCGATAAAAATAAATGTGCTTGCGTTAAAGTTCTTAAACGGTAATCAATACCTGCATCGACATTCATCACATCACAGTATTTTTTAATTTGCTCAATCGCAGGTAAAAAACGTGCCCGCTGCAAACCATTTCGATAAAGATTATCAGGGATGATATTTGAAGTGGCGACAAGAGTGATGCCCCGGAGCAAAGAGCCCTTCTAGTAAAGTGCCTAGGATCATAGCGTCTGTAATATCTGACACAAAAAATTCATCAAAACACAAGACATCTGTTTGTTTTTTAAACTCATCCGCAATGATATCTAGTGGGTTCTCTTGCCCTTGCAGTGCCATCAAATCTTCTTGTACTTTTTTCATAAAGCGATGAAAATGTAAGCGAAGTTTACGCGTACCCGGTAAACTTTCATAAAACATATCCATTAGCCACGTCTTTCCACGCCCCACCCCGCCCCACATATATAGCCCTTGTATGGGGACAACCGGTACTGTTGACGTTTTACCTAGAAGGCGGTTAAAGCGCTGCTTTAAACCTGAAGGCTTATCTTGTAAAGTGGAAGAGGTTGCATCAACAAGCTGCTGATATATTTTATCTAGGCGTTCTACAGCGAGCTTTTGTACGTCATCTGGCTGATAGTTTCCATCAGCTA of Providencia rettgeri contains these proteins:
- the rpsI gene encoding 30S ribosomal protein S9 produces the protein MAENQYYGTGRRKSSSARVFIKPGSGNITINQRTLEQYFGRETARMVVRQPLELVEMLEKLDLYITVKGGGISGQAGAIRHGITRALMAYDETLRSDLRKAGFVTRDARSVERKKVGLRKARRRPQFSKR
- the sspA gene encoding Stringent starvation protein A, with protein sequence MAVAPNKRSVMTLFSGPTDIFSHQVRIVLAEKGVSVEIEHVEPGHLPQDLIDLNPYQSVPTLVDRDLTLYDPHIIMEYLDERFPHPPLMPVYPVARGTSRQLMHRIQSDWYSLMSKIENGSAQEAANARRQLSEELIAVSPVFAEMEFFMSEEFSLVDCYLAPLLWRLPVLGIELNPSSSKYLQLYMQRVFARDAFLASLTESEREMRLSTRG
- the rplM gene encoding 50S ribosomal protein L13, yielding MKTFTAKPETVKRDWYVVDADGKTLGRLATEIASRLRGKHKAEYTPHVDTGDYIIVLNAEKIAVTGNKREDKIYYRHTGHVGGIKQATFEEMIARSPERVLEIAVKGMLPKGPLGRAMYRKLKVYAGNEHNHAAQQPQVLDI
- the yhcM_2 gene encoding AFG1-like ATPase encodes the protein MSPMTPIMRYQQALADGNYQPDDVQKLAVERLDKIYQQLVDATSSTLQDKPSGLKQRFNRLLGKTSTVPVVPIQGLYMWGGVGRGKTWLMDMFYESLPGTRKLRLHFHRFMKKVQEDLMALQGQENPLDIIADEFKKQTDVLCFDEFFVSDITDAMILGTLLEGLFAPGHHSCRHFKYHP
- the yhcM_1 gene encoding AFG1-like ATPase, translating into MLRGITLVATSNIIPDNLYRNGLQRARFLPAIEQIKKYCDVMNVDAGIDYRLRTLTQAHLFLSPINHENRQHLDEVFVKLAGKEGEVNPVLEVNHRKMPVIRAAEGVLAIGFKVLCEEPRSQNDYIYLSNCYHTVLLYDVPVMGTNDENPARRFLALIDEFYERKVKLVINAEVPMESLYQGQLLAFEYQRCLSRLQEMQSEEYLKIPHLT